One genomic window of Plasmodium coatneyi strain Hackeri chromosome 12, complete sequence includes the following:
- a CDS encoding Glucose-6-phosphate dehydrogenase-6-phosphogluconolactonase: MDCQAIAKSLEHMNHLQNVKYLEANDLTDFNQKSAYYICQQIAEKQQKNEGGYVVIGLSGGKTPIDVYKNMALVKDIKIDTSKLIFFIIDERYKSYDHKFSNYNNIKFLFESLKINEEEQLYKPDTSLNIVDCVRDYNEKIKNMLKKYNKVDIAILGMGSDFHIASLFPNIFFNIYMNNYQNSYIYDESSIKPVNNNDNCDNDNLNLLKEYVYFTTTNNFDVRKRITVSLNLLGSASSKIFLLNSKEKLDLWKNMLLKSYVDVNYSLYPAVYLIDKMNTTVVTCGYKNYSQMLEDIYVSHNSLSVHSSSLNRKEFLTFIIFGCSGDLAKKKIYPAIFKLFCNKHLPKDFLIIGFARTVQSFDSFFDKIVGYLKRCLHSYEDLSPVQKKDLLNSFKNKCRYYIGDYSSSESFEKFNKYLTKLERENFVGTLTTMWGDDAGNESPVNYANSLELHSDGSIRAKGSGNSTPVKTKVGATGRTTPMLRKRSNMGDTLDQVQSSTKGPFTINRVLYLALPPHIFVSTLKNYKKNCLNKNGTDKILLEKPFGKDLQSFKVLSKQILENFNEECIYRIDHYLGKDMVSGLLKLKFTNTFLLSLMNRHFIKCIKVTLKETKGVYGRGQYFDPYGIIRDVMQNHMLQLLTLITMENPIDLNDESVKNEKIKILKCIPPIKLDETIIGQYVKSDNYQEDTNLSNPLPDDQPVDESKRNHSYHDDPHIDPNSITPTFCTCILYINSINWYGVPIIFKAGKGLNKDVCEIRIQFHNIMGSSDESMYNNEFVIILQPVEVIYLKMMVKKPGCEEMEEVQLNLTLNDKNKKNYVPEAYETLLLECFKGFKKKFISDEELYESWRIFTPLLNELQEKQVQPLKYPFGSSGPDQVYDLVKKYYNYGQNYANTPAFVRKSSFYEDNLLDIN; the protein is encoded by the coding sequence ATGGATTGTCAGGCCATTGCGAAAAGTTTGGAGCACATGAACCACCTGCAGAATGTGAAGTACCTGGAAGCGAATGACCTAACAGATTTTAACCAAAAGAGCGCGTACTACATTTGTCAGCAGATTGCAGAAAAGCAgcagaaaaatgaagggggGTATGTGGTGATAGGTCTCTCTGGGGGAAAAACTCCCATTGAtgtgtataaaaatatggcCCTAGTtaaggacataaaaatagACACGAGCAAATtgatatttttcataatagATGAAAGGTACAAAAGTTACGATCACAAGTTTAGCAACTACAACAACATaaagttcctttttgaaagtttaaaaataaatgaggaggaacagTTGTACAAGCCAGACACTTCATTGAACATCGTGGACTGTGTGAGGGACTACAAtgagaagataaaaaatatgctaaaaaaatataacaaagTAGATATCGCTATATTAGGAATGGGAAGCGATTTTCACATAGCTAGTTTATttccaaatatatttttcaatatCTATATGAACAATTACCAGAATAGTTACATTTACGATGAATCCTCTATCAAGCCGGTAAACAATAACGACAACTGTGACAATGATAATTTGAACCTACTGAAGGAATATGTGTACTTTACAACGACCAACAATTTCGATGTGAGGAAAAGAATTACCGTTTCGTTAAATCTACTGGGAAGTGCATCTAGCAAAATCTTTTTACTAAATTCTAAGGAAAAGTTGGACCtatggaaaaatatgctaCTAAAATCGTATGTGGATGTGAATTATTCTCTCTACCCCGCTGTGTACCTCATCGATAAAATGAACACCACGGTGGTGACTTGCGGATATAAAAACTATTCACAGATGTTGGAGGATATTTATGTTTCGCATAATTCTCTGTCGGTGCATTCGTCTAGCCTAAATAGGAAGGAATTCCTCacctttataatttttggCTGCTCAGGAGATTtagcaaagaagaaaatttacccCGCCATTTTTAAACTATTCTGTAATAAGCACTTACCGAAGGATTTCTTAATTATCGGATTTGCGAGAACAGTACAAAGTTTTGATTCCTTCTTTGATAAAATAGTTGGATACTTGAAGAGGTGCCTGCACAGCTATGAGGATTTATCCCCTGTCCAGAAGAAGGACTTGCTAAATAGCTTCAAAAATAAGTGCAGGTATTACATTGGGGACTACTCCAGCTCGGAAAGCTTTGAAAAGTTTAACAAGTACTTGACGAAGCTGGAGAGGGAGAACTTCGTCGGCACGTTGACTACCATGTGGGGGGATGATGCGGGGAACGAATCGCCTGTTAACTATGCGAATAGCTTGGAACTCCACTCAGATGGGTCCATTCGCGCAAAAGGGAGTGGTAACTCTACCCCTGTGAAAACCAAAGTTGGAGCAACTGGACGGACCACACCCATGCTGAGGAAACGCTCAAACATGGGTGACACATTGGACCAAGTGCAATCCAGCACGAAGGGCCCATTCACCATAAACAGAGTACTGTACCTGGCATTGCCTCCACATATATTCGTAAGTaccttaaaaaattacaaaaaaaattgcctcaACAAAAATGGTACAGACAAAATATTATTAGAAAAGCCATTTGGAAAAGATTTACAATCATTTAAAGTGTTGTCGAAGCAGATTCTGGAAAATTTTAACGAAGAGTGTATATACAGAATAGATCACTACTTGGGTAAAGACATGGTGTCAGGGTTACTGAAGTTAAAATTTACCAACACGTTTCTGCTCTCCCTGATGAATAGGCACTTCATCAAATGTATAAAGGTTACCctgaaggaaacaaaaggAGTGTACGGTAGGGGACAGTACTTCGACCCCTATGGGATCATCCGTGACGTGATGCAAAATCATATGCTCCAACTACTAACCTTAATAACGATGGAAAATCCAATCGACTTAAATGACGAATcggtaaaaaatgaaaaaataaaaatattgaaaTGTATTCCACCCATCAAATTGGATGAAACGATAATTGGACAATATGTCAAATCGGACAACTACCAAGAGGACACAAACTTATCCAACCCCCTTCCGGATGATCAACCTGTTGATGAGTCGAAAAGGAACCATAGCTACCATGACGATCCCCACATAGACCCCAACTCCATTACGCCAACCTTCTGTACTTGCATTTTATATATCAATTCAATAAATTGGTATGGAGTGCCCATTATATTCAAAGCAGGAAAAGGACTAAATAAAGATGTATGTGAAATCCGAATACAATTTCATAACATCATGGGATCCTCCGATGAAAGTATGTATAACAACGAATTTGTAATTATCCTCCAACCTGTTGAAGTTATCTACTTAAAAATGATGGTAAAAAAACCTGGCTgtgaagaaatggaagaagttCAACTAAATTTAACCCTcaatgataaaaataaaaaaaattacgttCCAGAAGCTTATGAAACATTGTTACTGGAATGCTTTAAAGgctttaagaaaaaatttatttctgATGAGGAGCTATACGAATCGTGG